One Acetobacterium sp. KB-1 DNA segment encodes these proteins:
- a CDS encoding Lrp/AsnC family transcriptional regulator produces the protein MDSIDLQILNLLQKNGRISIKDLAAQVYLSSPAVSSRIEQLEKNDYICGYQAVVNPIKMGYHIKAFVNLEVEPVRKKEFYPYIKTCINVIECNCVTGDYSMLLEVLFPSTSELDSFIGELQQFGRTKTLIVFSTSIEHRGIAFSQEE, from the coding sequence CTGGATTCCATCGATCTGCAGATCTTAAATCTGTTACAAAAAAACGGACGGATTTCAATCAAAGATTTAGCTGCCCAGGTTTACCTCTCATCACCGGCAGTTTCTTCACGGATTGAGCAATTGGAGAAAAACGATTATATTTGCGGCTATCAGGCAGTGGTGAATCCCATCAAGATGGGTTATCATATCAAGGCCTTTGTTAATCTTGAGGTTGAACCCGTTCGCAAAAAAGAATTTTATCCCTACATTAAGACCTGCATCAATGTGATTGAATGCAATTGTGTCACTGGGGATTATTCGATGCTGCTGGAAGTTCTTTTCCCCAGCACCAGTGAACTGGACAGCTTCATTGGGGAGCTGCAACAATTTGGCCGAACCAAAACACTGATTGTCTTTTCGACTTCGATAGAACACCGGGGGATTGCGTTTTCCCAGGAGGAATAA
- the gcvPB gene encoding aminomethyl-transferring glycine dehydrogenase subunit GcvPB → MIKSEALIFEKSVSGRKTDLLPACDVPELDLGSAIPAGFLRAQSPELPEVSEVDTVRHFTALSKMNHGVDSGFYPLGSCTMKYNPKVNEEVSKFSGFARMHPYQPEKTAQGCLAVLYETDIMLAEITGMERVSLQPAAGAHGEMAGLMIIKAYHQNRGDTKRQKIVVPDSSHGTNPASASVVGFDVVEVKSNAFGGVDIPSLKAVMSDEIAGLMLTNPSTLGLFEENITEIAQIVHQAGGLLYYDGANMNAIMGKTRPGDMGFDVVHLNLHKTFSTPHGGGGPGSGPVGVKKELVPFLPGPVVERVEDRYYLDDNRPLSIGRVKSFYGNFGVVVKAFAYIRSLGAAGLREASETAVLNANYIRARLQDDYELPFGKICMHEVVFSAQKQSKFGVSALDIAKRLIDFGYHPPTIYFPLIVKEALMIEPTETESKETLDEFIVAMQQIASEAQTNPELLKEAPHDSMVKRLDEVAAVRKPMLRYNKV, encoded by the coding sequence GTGATTAAGAGCGAAGCACTGATTTTTGAAAAGTCAGTTTCAGGTCGAAAAACGGACCTGTTACCAGCCTGTGATGTTCCTGAATTAGATCTTGGCAGCGCCATCCCCGCCGGTTTTTTAAGGGCTCAGTCGCCGGAACTCCCGGAGGTCAGCGAAGTCGATACGGTTCGCCATTTTACGGCCTTATCGAAGATGAATCACGGGGTCGATTCCGGCTTTTATCCGCTGGGTTCCTGTACCATGAAGTATAATCCCAAGGTGAACGAGGAGGTGTCCAAATTTAGTGGCTTTGCCCGGATGCACCCGTACCAACCTGAAAAAACCGCCCAGGGTTGCCTGGCGGTTTTATACGAAACTGACATCATGCTGGCAGAAATCACCGGAATGGAGCGGGTATCCCTGCAACCGGCGGCTGGCGCTCATGGGGAGATGGCGGGACTGATGATTATCAAAGCCTATCATCAGAACCGCGGCGATACTAAGCGACAAAAAATCGTTGTGCCGGATTCATCCCATGGCACCAATCCGGCTTCGGCGTCGGTGGTTGGTTTTGATGTGGTTGAAGTGAAATCCAATGCATTTGGCGGCGTTGATATCCCGTCACTAAAGGCGGTGATGAGTGATGAAATTGCCGGACTGATGCTTACCAATCCCAGTACCCTGGGCTTATTTGAAGAAAATATTACCGAAATAGCTCAGATTGTCCACCAGGCGGGCGGCCTGCTTTATTACGACGGTGCCAATATGAATGCCATCATGGGTAAGACCCGGCCTGGCGATATGGGCTTTGATGTGGTCCATCTTAATCTGCACAAAACCTTCAGCACTCCGCATGGCGGTGGCGGCCCCGGTTCAGGTCCGGTGGGCGTCAAAAAAGAGTTAGTTCCCTTTTTGCCTGGTCCGGTGGTGGAACGGGTCGAGGATCGCTATTATCTGGATGATAACCGGCCCTTATCGATTGGCCGGGTTAAATCTTTCTATGGCAATTTTGGGGTGGTCGTTAAAGCCTTTGCTTACATCCGCTCCTTGGGGGCTGCGGGCCTTCGGGAGGCATCAGAGACAGCGGTACTTAATGCCAATTATATCCGTGCCAGACTGCAGGATGATTACGAATTACCGTTTGGCAAAATCTGTATGCATGAGGTGGTTTTCTCGGCTCAAAAGCAGAGCAAGTTTGGGGTTTCGGCGCTGGATATTGCCAAACGGCTGATTGATTTTGGTTATCATCCGCCAACGATATATTTTCCCTTAATCGTCAAAGAAGCGCTGATGATTGAACCGACTGAGACTGAAAGTAAGGAAACCCTGGATGAATTCATCGTGGCGATGCAACAAATTGCCAGCGAAGCGCAGACGAATCCGGAGCTTCTAAAGGAAGCACCCCATGACAGCATGGTAAAACGGCTCGATGAGGTTGCGGCAGTACGAAAACCGATGCTTCGGTATAACAAAGTCTAG
- the sdaAA gene encoding L-serine ammonia-lyase, iron-sulfur-dependent, subunit alpha — MISYDSIQELADKATKKGKRISELVLEDQALHMEQSNDELFELMRKSLHVMAAAAEKGLTSQSLSASGLSGGDANKMKQAVDAGRALSGKVLSETLAKALAIAEVNACMGRIVAAPTAGSCGIIPALLLTLKEEHHLAEDQVVMSLFTAAGLGMVIAQKASVSGAEGGCQAECGSAAAMAAAAAVELMGGTPQMCAHACAMALKSVLGLVCDPVAGLVEVPCIKRNASGAANALVAAEMALAGIKSTIPVDEVIGAMKAVGDAMPKTLKETAEGGLADTPTAKKIAREIRR; from the coding sequence ATGATTAGTTATGATTCGATACAGGAACTGGCAGATAAGGCCACAAAAAAAGGGAAGCGAATTTCGGAGCTGGTCCTTGAGGATCAGGCCTTGCATATGGAACAGTCAAACGATGAACTCTTTGAGCTGATGCGTAAAAGCCTTCATGTGATGGCGGCCGCAGCAGAAAAGGGACTCACTTCACAGAGTTTGTCGGCAAGCGGTTTAAGTGGCGGTGATGCCAATAAAATGAAACAGGCGGTTGATGCCGGCAGAGCCCTTAGCGGGAAGGTGCTGAGTGAAACCCTGGCAAAGGCGTTGGCGATTGCTGAAGTGAATGCCTGCATGGGTAGAATTGTCGCGGCGCCGACGGCCGGTTCCTGCGGGATTATTCCGGCCCTCTTGCTGACCTTAAAAGAAGAACACCATTTAGCTGAGGATCAGGTGGTGATGAGCCTTTTTACCGCCGCCGGACTCGGCATGGTGATTGCCCAAAAGGCCAGCGTTTCCGGTGCGGAGGGAGGCTGTCAGGCAGAATGCGGCAGTGCCGCGGCAATGGCCGCAGCCGCGGCGGTTGAATTAATGGGTGGTACCCCACAAATGTGTGCCCATGCCTGTGCGATGGCCTTAAAAAGTGTGCTGGGATTAGTTTGTGATCCGGTTGCCGGGCTGGTGGAGGTGCCTTGTATCAAGCGTAATGCCAGCGGAGCAGCCAATGCCCTGGTTGCGGCAGAGATGGCTCTAGCCGGGATAAAGAGTACTATCCCGGTCGATGAGGTGATTGGTGCGATGAAAGCCGTTGGCGATGCGATGCCCAAAACATTAAAAGAAACGGCAGAAGGGGGTCTGGCCGACACACCCACCGCGAAGAAAATTGCCCGGGAAATTCGGCGCTGA
- a CDS encoding 2-isopropylmalate synthase — MSRKIYVFDTTLRDGEQVPGAKLNLSEKLEVAEQIAKMKVDMMEVGFPSSSQGDFEAVRAISRKIGQDVRIAALGRAVQADIDCIYESIREAENPLIHIVLGSSDVHVAKKFRKTPAQVIEMGVGAVKYASSLLPQVQYSLEDASRSEFEYLWQTIEAVVKAGATIINVPDTVGFAIPEEFGKLIYRINDRLKNLDPQVMLSVHCHNDTGLATANTLAAVKNGADKVECTINGIGERAGNTALEEVVMGISLHPAYYGGHTTVDTQKIYETSRMVSATMGLDLQVNKAITGENAFAHSSGIHQDGLLKSKDVYEIMDPETIGAPAMEIVLTARSGRHAFMHVTQGLGFDIPEESVADCYQQFLTMADAKKEIYDNDVLTLLKNSGVPSSGISPELWQLVDYQLQVTSGLPSATVKLARGDKKVAVSQSGSGVIDALYGAIMEAVGEPIELIDYRINSLSRGKGSLGKVTTQIRCNEQLFSGKAIEQDVMHASALALINAVNKMLLK, encoded by the coding sequence ATGTCACGAAAAATTTATGTCTTTGACACAACCTTAAGAGACGGTGAACAGGTACCGGGAGCCAAATTGAATCTAAGCGAAAAACTGGAGGTGGCTGAGCAGATTGCCAAAATGAAGGTCGATATGATGGAGGTGGGCTTCCCTTCGTCATCCCAGGGGGATTTTGAGGCCGTTCGGGCGATCAGTCGCAAAATTGGCCAGGACGTCAGGATTGCCGCCCTGGGTCGGGCGGTGCAAGCGGATATTGATTGCATTTATGAGAGTATTCGGGAGGCTGAGAATCCGCTGATTCATATTGTTTTAGGGTCGTCGGATGTACATGTCGCTAAGAAATTCAGAAAAACACCGGCGCAAGTCATTGAGATGGGGGTCGGCGCAGTTAAATATGCCAGCAGCCTGCTGCCCCAGGTTCAGTATTCGCTGGAAGATGCCAGCCGCTCAGAGTTTGAGTATCTCTGGCAAACCATTGAAGCGGTGGTTAAGGCGGGCGCCACCATCATTAATGTGCCGGATACGGTCGGTTTTGCCATTCCCGAAGAATTTGGCAAGCTGATCTACCGCATTAATGACCGACTGAAGAATCTTGACCCTCAGGTGATGCTCAGTGTTCACTGTCATAATGACACTGGTCTGGCCACCGCCAATACCCTGGCAGCCGTTAAAAACGGGGCGGATAAGGTGGAGTGTACCATCAATGGCATCGGTGAACGGGCTGGAAATACCGCGCTGGAAGAAGTGGTCATGGGGATTTCGCTCCACCCGGCTTATTATGGCGGACATACCACGGTGGATACCCAAAAAATTTACGAAACTTCGCGGATGGTCAGTGCCACCATGGGGCTGGATCTTCAGGTGAACAAGGCCATCACGGGAGAAAATGCTTTTGCCCATTCTTCGGGGATCCATCAGGATGGACTGCTTAAATCAAAGGATGTTTATGAAATTATGGATCCGGAAACCATCGGGGCGCCGGCAATGGAAATTGTCCTCACCGCCAGATCAGGCCGACATGCCTTTATGCATGTCACTCAGGGTCTGGGCTTTGATATCCCCGAGGAATCAGTGGCAGATTGCTATCAGCAATTCTTGACCATGGCCGATGCTAAAAAAGAAATCTATGATAATGACGTGCTGACCCTGCTAAAAAACAGTGGTGTCCCCAGCAGTGGCATTAGCCCGGAATTATGGCAGCTGGTCGATTATCAGCTACAGGTGACCAGCGGCTTACCTTCAGCAACGGTAAAGCTGGCTCGAGGTGATAAAAAAGTGGCAGTCAGCCAGAGCGGCTCCGGTGTCATTGATGCTCTTTATGGGGCCATTATGGAAGCGGTCGGTGAACCCATTGAACTCATCGATTATCGGATCAACAGCTTAAGCCGGGGTAAAGGGAGCCTGGGAAAGGTCACCACCCAAATTCGCTGCAATGAGCAGTTGTTTTCAGGTAAAGCCATCGAACAGGATGTGATGCACGCCAGTGCCTTAGCACTAATTAACGCTGTGAATAAGATGCTGCTCAAATAA
- the sdaAB gene encoding L-serine ammonia-lyase, iron-sulfur-dependent subunit beta: protein MNVFDIIGPIMVGPSSSHTAGAVRIGKIARVVAGGQPVAVSIELYGSFAQTYKGHGTDKAIIAGLLGMAPDDERIKDSLALARQAGMSFKFRKSGNQAVHPNTALISSVDQLGKKTIVQGSSVGGGRIVVNRINEINVKFKGDYYTLLIPHTDTPGVIAAVTKLLADHGINIAELNMYRSHRGGEAMMVIETDQAVKGGLVCSIEAVKTVKKAVLIEPIY from the coding sequence ATGAATGTATTTGATATTATCGGACCGATTATGGTGGGCCCGTCCAGCTCTCATACTGCCGGAGCGGTGCGAATCGGCAAAATAGCCCGAGTGGTCGCAGGCGGACAGCCGGTTGCGGTGTCCATTGAACTCTATGGCTCCTTTGCCCAAACCTATAAGGGACATGGAACGGATAAAGCGATTATTGCCGGCCTGCTGGGCATGGCACCAGACGATGAGCGGATTAAAGACAGTCTGGCGCTGGCCAGGCAGGCGGGAATGAGTTTTAAATTTAGAAAGTCCGGTAATCAAGCGGTTCACCCCAATACGGCCTTGATTTCATCGGTCGATCAATTGGGAAAAAAAACAATTGTCCAGGGATCTTCAGTCGGTGGTGGCAGAATTGTAGTCAACCGGATTAACGAGATCAATGTCAAATTCAAGGGCGACTATTATACTCTGCTGATTCCCCACACCGATACGCCCGGGGTGATTGCGGCCGTAACTAAACTGCTGGCGGATCATGGGATTAACATTGCTGAACTGAATATGTATCGTTCCCATCGCGGCGGTGAGGCGATGATGGTGATTGAAACCGATCAGGCGGTTAAAGGTGGATTGGTTTGCTCAATCGAAGCGGTGAAGACGGTAAAAAAGGCAGTATTAATTGAACCGATCTATTAG